TTTATGCTAACTAAAAGATGATGTGACAGGGAGAAAGATGAGTAAAGTAGAAAAGTAAAAGAATTGAATTAAAAGCATACAAAGCGTTTATCTATCTGGACTTTTCCCTAGTCAATAACATGAGTAGATTTTCAAAGTTATTCTAAACCATGTTAATGTTTTATTTAAGACCAAAGTAAGATTGACACAACAACATTTTTTCTTGATATCGTTGGACTAGGTGATTAATTGAAAGTAAGTGTAAGTAATAGCTTTTAAGCTCAAACCCCCCAACTTACTGTAGGATAAGGCCACTTTGAATGTGATTGCCACCATTGTTTGAGGACAGAGGTGGTGTCACCAGGGAGTTTTCCAGCTCTCCTCTTTCTCAGAATTTCTTCCCttatatcaacaattttctcCTTGTAACCCtgtaagcaaaaaaaaaaaaaagaagaagaagaagaagaagaagagagagagagagagagagagagagagagaaagggatTCAGGAACAGAACATATTTAATGAAACAAAATATTCAATGTAATATTATATCCCTTACCGCTTTTAATTCGTGCTTCAGTTCTTGCCTGACCCTCTCCATTAAGGACCTCTCACTCTCTGTGGGAATAAGAGGGCCAAATCCCATGGTGTCTGGACCCTCTAAACTTCCATCAAACAGATTTGCATCACTGTCAACTTGGTCCTCGTCGTCGTCGGACATTGTTGCTCCTGTACCTTCGCCAGGTGAAACTCCTGATATAGCAAAAAGAATACAACGTTGTTCTTAATGTATGACACTCTTTACattagaaagaaaatgaaaatcagGCTCGTTTTTTTCACATTGTCTTAACCgtagtttttcataatttttgagtAAGGATTTGACATCCAACTGATTCTCCGACTGTCTTGTAGGAGTTTCCATTGCATTTTAGCCTAATTTTTAcacaaattctaaaaatataatcaaaattctaaaaacaactTTCTAAAGTTTTCAGAAACTTGAATTGGATTTTGTTAACACCAGTAAAAAAATAGTGTTAAACTCAATGGGTCCTTGATTAGAATTggctaaagctaaagttccatcGAAGAGTGGCTAATCAGAGATAAGGATCATAGAAGCAAGTAATAGCAAAACACAAAAGGCTACAACAAGAATATATACCTGTTAAACTTTGTAAGGACTGCTCAATGTCCCAGCAAGCCATTACTGCTTCCATAGCATGAACTCGAACATGTTGTTGGAGTTGTTCTTTGAATGAACAAAGCAAAAGAACGTAATGTGTCTGCAACAAGAGAATATGTATATCAAGGACTAAGACAGATTAATTTCCATTCCtaattgaaaggaaaaaaaaaaaaaaaaacggatGCAGAGTgttaaagtaaataaaaaagaacaacaaagaTTAATCAGATTACCGCAAATTATAATTCCTTTAATGCGACTTTATCTATTTTCAAAATGCTTTTAGAAACTTACTACAGAAACAAAAAGCATCACAAATGTAAAAGAAGacacatttttcaaaattttaaataagatTCATTTAAGTTAGCATGACGTCTACAGTACACTTTGTCCCAAATCTTGGTTCTGATCATCAGTCACTCAATTAAATgtcaatatatcaatatatgTTACAAGATACGAAGAGATTGttagaaacaaacaaaaaaataaaataaaaaataaaaatctatgGGTGATTGTATCATTCCGAGAGAGTCCATAAACTAGGCAGGACAGCCTTTTATCAGCTGCAATGCAAAAACACATAAATTTTCTCCACCCAAGCAGCAGGAGAGtacaacttaaaaaaaaaatgaccaaGTGACAACCgacataaaaaatataatttatggTTACTGTCTTGAAAATTTGTCCATACATTGTAAAAAGCCAGGTAACATAATTAAATGGAGATTTCAGTTTATTTATTATCACCACATCTAGCTTACTAATTATGGCAGTACTCCAAGTTGCAAGCAAATACATAAAATGTCTATCCACTAGTGAAAATGATCataaaaacattaatttaacAACCAAAGAATAATTACCCATTACCCAATACCCAATACCCAACTCAAATTACCCAGGAATACAAACATTTCATTTCCCAATTAATTGAAGCAAGCCAGAAAAATAGAACAATTTCTGACAAAGAGAGAAACCCAATGGATTATAGCTGAAAAGGAAGACATTCGTATACATAAACAGCAATAGCAAATGAAGTTTCAGCATCAATTTAGCAATTGCCAATAAGAACAGATTTATGAATATGgtaaaaagaggaagaaaattGGAAGGATTATGTGGGAATATACCATGAATTGATCGAGCTCTTTATCATCACCAACCATGGATGGTGGAGCCGAGTGGCCCAAGGCGGAGTACTTGGCGACGACATTCTGAGACTGAGCGAGCTGAGCGTCGATCCTCGGTAATTGATCGACCGGGGTCGCGATACGAAGACAAGCAACATGAGCGGAGAGAAGCTGCTCATAAAGAGGATGAGCAAGAATCTCAGCTTTATAACGAGCATGTTGccaattcaaaaccccttctccaCCCGCACCAGGTTCCATCACCATACCTTCACTTTTATTCAATCCATCACCACTATTAGCATCGTTCTTCAAGTCACCAGAATCATGAGACAGCGCAGCAGTGGCAGCACCGATCATAGCATCACCGGCAGCGGCGGCGGCGACATCATCTATAACATCGCTATGGTTACGGTGAAGAATCGGACGGGAAAGCCATTGGTTAGAGGAGTGAGAAACGGTAGAATCAGATGCAGTTGTATGAAGGTTGAGGAAATTAGTATTAGCAGCAGCGGCGGTGGTGGCGGTGTCGGTAGAGAAGTGAGAATGGGGGTTTTGGTTACGAAGGAGTGCGTTGTTGAGCCAATTGGGGGCGGTCTGAAGAGGGTGTTGATGATGGTGGTGATGATGGGGTTGTTGAGACTTGGGGTCCGGCGAGGTGTGGCCGGCGGGAAGTTGGTCCGGCAGAATGTTACGGAGAGAAGAAGAATCAGAGAGAGGTTGATTTTGGTGGTGGTGGTCAGAGAAGTGAAGAGGAAGGTCTTGAGAGAGGTGATTGTGATACGCCATGGGAAGAAAGGAGATGGAGGGAAGAAGAAGGAATTATTTTGTGAAATGGGTCAGTGATTATGTAGCCATGGCGGTGGATCCTGTAAGCAAAAAGGGATCATCAAATTCGAGAAACCAATAAAAATCTGTGGAAataaaaggaaagagaagattTACAGTTCTTTGTTGCAGTAATAACAAATAAtatggagagagagagagagagagagaaaaatgggGGAAAGGTTTGTACGTATGCTTTTCAATGGTGATTGGAACAGAAAGTTTGAataggagagagagagagagagagagagagagagagagagagagaaagaagatgatATGAATTATGATTATGAACCTCTACTTCCTAGTCTTCTTCTACTCTAAAACATTATAGcacatacaaaaaaaattgtaccattgagattttttttccttcataattacctattatttaataaaacctTCACAACCATTGTCAtactttattttaattttatagtaATAACGAATTTGAATTAATAAATCTTCAAGTATATTTTAATAACTATAATTTGATGagttttatgatatttttttaaccTGACTTGTAAAATATGACAACTTCATcggataatttattttatatttgtttgttttcctACACAATAAGTTATAAGAaaatgttttgaattttttaaatttatttctaaggtatttttattctttccataATTGTACTATTATGTTTGCTTTTCATGAACACAataaaccaaaaataaaatGCTCAAAATAGTGTAGTAAAAAGAAGTAAGAGATAACACTGTATTCTAAATTTTGATGACAAATTATAACCACATGATTCCCATTTAAAATTCTAACAAAAATAGTTTGGAAATGTTGGtgttaagaactaaaaagatttgtgttttctaaaattaaattgtaaCATATATTTAACATCTTATAATTGAACTAAACTTATTTAGACAAATttaaatagatattttttttgtataaagcaaaaaagaaagagaagggatgataaaaaaaataccCTCAAATTATATATGTGATATTTAGAAGGAATATCAAAATCTTTAGCTTAGGGATTATCAAATCACAGCCATTGACTTGAAAATACTAACAAATAAGTAATAATcaaacaaaaacataaaaataatattaacaataacaatagtttttaaaacaaaacaaaaaacaaatctGTTGACGTGGACCAATAAGAATCATGTTTTATTAGAAGGGAATCGGACGGTGTAGAACCGTCAACGTTGGATCAAATTCGGAACATCATAGAGAGTAACGAGCGCGTGAGAGAATGAGATTGGCGCGTGGTATATGCGGCATTGTTCCGCCGTACAAATCGTTATGTTTTAGCTGAGTCAGGAGGAAGAGAGAGGAACCGAACGGCCACGGAGAAAAGCGCGTGACTTACTGTTCGTTTCGgtcactttttttctttttttttttttgtatattttttttaaaatgcaatgaaatgaatgaataaattaaaaaacaaaaacaataccCTCTCCGGCTTCTCACTGCAGCATCTGGTCGttgaatttaaataaatatttttattaagaaaataataataaaaataaaaataaaaataatatctCGTTGGGTTATTTCCACTACACTttgattgattaattaattaaagttttttaaaatataaattgaattttaactctcgattttcatttttcatgttAATAAACTCTATTTATTACGATTTATTTGAGAAAAGTCATATGAGATTATTAGAAGGTGTTTGGGATAATGAGTGAACTATTATAGTTCTCAGTTATTGTAGTTTGTGTTTGAAATGataaacttatttaattaattaactaaatttattttttaaatataaattgaATTTTAACTCTCGGTTTTCAATTTTCATGTTAATAAACTCTATTTATTACAATTTATTTGAGAAAAATCATATAAGATTTTTGGAAAACTCTATTTATTACATTTATTTGAGAAAAATCATATGAGGTTATTAGAAGGTGTTTGGGGTAATGAGTGAACTATTAATAGTTCTCggttattatagtttgtgtttgaagtgtaagattattttagtttaggtTATAATAGTAAGTATGTTTGGTGTGTAAACTATTTTTGTTTATAAAGAAATAATCAACACTGTAGCAACCGACtaagaaaaatgatgaatgtCAAATAGTAAACACTGTATGAAATagatatcattttttaaatgatgtTTCATAGACTTTTAAACAGTGTTTATTGTAGCAAAATGTGGTTGTTATAGTTATAGATCTTTATCACAAACGGTCCTTgatttttatattaataatttaaaaaaaaaatcatttacattcaaactctttaaaaaaaattgaaattcgAATGTATTTCAATATACTTTTGAACTCTTACAActttttataaaaatcaaaatatcaaGAAGTATACACATATTTGAGATTATGCCTAAACAACTTATAAAAGTAAATTACGTAATCACAATCACATgtcaaatttaataaatttaattgattcaaaattataCGTTTCACGTAATATTTATCGAACAAAATCGCgataaagaagaaaatcaaCATAGCCTTAAACAAAAAAGTTGGTGAAGAAAAGGGGGGAATTTTGGGGTATATGATTTAATAATTGTAAAATAATCGTGTGCGCTACGTGTTTTGAAGATACCCAACAGCCACCTACggataaattattaattatttttaagtaCATTGGAATCTTGGtttgattttattttgatttattgtttttaatttttccaGATGGGTGCATCACCTTTTTTATTCCTACTTTGTTTAGGTTGGTCCTAAACTTATTTAATTTGCATTATACAAGCTATTAATCTTCCTTTTAACTTGTCACACCAATCAAACCTCAttcttattctttattttaacaAAAAGTTGCATCATTATAAAACAACAAATGTTTTGATGAaaaaaggtatatatatatgactCTATTTGTAGAGCTTTTATTGtttaatattattgttttttttatcatGTATTTGGTACAAAtatataagtatatatatattaggttGTCTATTTGGAAGTCACATCCTCTCAATTTTACACATTAAAATTGTCTCTTAAGAGGAAAAGTTAACATGACATTTAATAAGACACAAGCCACAAGTTTACAACTCAAATTAAATTACGTATGCAAACTATATTTTTAATCTCCATTTGAGTTTTACTCAACTGTTGTACTAGAATCACAATTTTTTACTCAACAATTGTAGAGCAAGACATCGTACCATTGGTTTTTTATGATGATTATAAATAATGTTTCATCCATTCCCGTTGTGGTCATTGTCATTAAAGTATTCATTATTTTATAATTGTGAAAATTAAACCTTTGAATTTACGTAATTCTAAGAATTGGATTACCTCAACCACATTATCGTGATCATATGACTTATGCTAAAACAATCATAGATAAActaacatacatacatatatgtattaACAACTAAGAGATACGTGGTTTCAAATActacaaggaaaaaaaaatcctagCTAGCAATATATACATTTTGCAGGTGACAATCGACGACATAGTCCAAAATTATACTCTATGTATCTTTAGAAAAAGGGAAAGATAATATTATATGGGAACTAAGGAAGCTTTATAATTAGGAGTTGATTAGATAATGAAAGGAAATGAGGAGACAACACGTGGAGAAGGTTAAAAGCAATTTGTTATGTTATGGGGAAATCATGGCTTAAACATAATGATTTAAAGATTAAATTAAGATAATAATGATAagaaccaaaagaaaaagagaaaaaaaaatactttaatGAAAGTAATAATTCCCATTCTATAATAAAAGTAGATAGTGATCTAGGAGGAGGAGGTTAGTGGAAGTTCGTTAATATCCCCCCCTAAGTCTTGGAGCGTGGCCTCCACGTCATCCACTCTGGCGTGGGTGACCCAACCAACCAATcgaaaaaattaaattaaaaaaaaaattaacgaccacgtacaaaaaaaaaaaaattattatttattcattGTCCATTGACCTAATTTTACATACCCGTTCCACCTGCCACCGGTTTAGAGGGTTTAAAGTGACCGGGTGAGCCGGTGgcaaaaaggaagagaagaaaaagaaaagaagaaagtgtAGGGGACCATTGATTACGTCGGTTCTCTCTCCGCCACTCGCGGGACAACGACCGGTCGACACGCGTCGAGCTGAAAGCGTTTGGACCACAAATGTGGGGACCGGGAAGGAAGCACGCTTGGGATAAGCGAATGAGAAGAGAACACGTGGAGGAAGGAGAACTGGGGACCACGAAAGAGGGGAATTCCTTGATCAATAATCTGACAGCCGCCGGCTGAAATGAATGCGAACCGCGGGGTGGTCCGCACAATGGGACGCTCTGCTTAGGCGGGACCCATGCGTGAAGATTGGAGGCACAAACAATAGGTCGGGTCCACTAActagcccccccccccccccccccccccccccaaaataataataataataataaattattattttggaaaaggaaaaaaagaaataaaagaaaaagaaaaagaaaaaaaagtgaaacTGTTTTGGTTTAAATGCCGGTCTCCGCGAGAAAGCCATGGTCCCCTACTACTCCGTTTACCCACATCACATCCTTtcgttatttatttaattattgtattttttcttttttggaattAAAAACTAGTTTTTTTAGTTAATTATTCCCTTTTAGTCCGTGATTTCAAATGTTCTATCATtcgtatatttttttttaaatatatttttagtacatctccaaacaaacaaataaattaaaatggttagaaatgaaaaaaagtattaaaaatatgtataacatataataaaataataactgATATTAAAGACTTATAAAGACAATTGTCAAAAATGAAGAATTTGacgaaatatttataaaatatagtaaaagtttagattctatcaataatagatatcGATAAACCTGATATGCTTCTACCAATCGTATTGATAAGCAATAATAGAAATCTATAAGTGTCTATCATTGGTataatccaaaattttgttatatgttgtaaatattttaattaatttatttatatttaaaaatgtccatACTTATAATTGTATGTTAATGCATTAATAGACAATGATAACCGTCTATcaatatgttaaaaaaaatctaaaatttcgttatattttgtaaatatttttgtttattttactatatttaaaaatacatcTTAAAATTAGAattgtattttcaaattttgtagaGATTAAATTAGTCAAGTTTTGTATGGAAGAGTTAACAATAAATAAAAGGTTGagattaattttaatatttatcaaaagtTTAGAGATAAAATATGTAGGCACCaagagattttttttctatCAATAATGTTTCTCTAACTT
This region of Cucumis melo cultivar AY chromosome 7, USDA_Cmelo_AY_1.0, whole genome shotgun sequence genomic DNA includes:
- the LOC103493777 gene encoding homeobox protein knotted-1-like 3 isoform X4; protein product: MAYHNHLSQDLPLHFSDHHHQNQPLSDSSSLRNILPDQLPAGHTSPDPKSQQPHHHHHHQHPLQTAPNWLNNALLRNQNPHSHFSTDTATTAAAANTNFLNLHTTASDSTVSHSSNQWLSRPILHRNHSDVIDDVAAAAAGDAMIGAATAALSHDSGDLKNDANSGDGLNKSEGMVMEPGAGGEGVLNWQHARYKAEILAHPLYEQLLSAHVACLRIATPVDQLPRIDAQLAQSQNVVAKYSALGHSAPPSMVGDDKELDQFMTHYVLLLCSFKEQLQQHVRVHAMEAVMACWDIEQSLQSLTGVSPGEGTGATMSDDDEDQVDSDANLFDGSLEGPDTMGFGPLIPTESERSLMERVRQELKHELKAGYKEKIVDIREEILRKRRAGKLPGDTTSVLKQWWQSHSKWPYPTEEDKARLVQETGLQLKQINNWFINQRKRNWHSNPSSSTNLKSKRKSYRFDRRS
- the LOC103493777 gene encoding homeobox protein knotted-1-like 3 isoform X3 → MAYHNHLSQDLPLHFSDHHHQNQPLSDSSSLRNILPDQLPAGHTSPDPKSQQPHHHHHHQHPLQTAPNWLNNALLRNQNPHSHFSTDTATTAAAANTNFLNLHTTASDSTVSHSSNQWLSRPILHRNHSDVIDDVAAAAAGDAMIGAATAALSHDSGDLKNDANSGDGLNKSEGMVMEPGAGGEGVLNWQHARYKAEILAHPLYEQLLSAHVACLRIATPVDQLPRIDAQLAQSQNVVAKYSALGHSAPPSMVGDDKELDQFMTHYVLLLCSFKEQLQQHVRVHAMEAVMACWDIEQSLQSLTGVSPGEGTGATMSDDDEDQVDSDANLFDGSLEGPDTMGFGPLIPTESERSLMERVRQELKHELKAGYKEKIVDIREEILRKRRAGKLPGDTTSVLKQWWQSHSKWPYPTEEDKARLVQETGLQLKQINNWFINQRKRNWHSNPSSSTNLKSKRKSNAGENSSDRFK
- the LOC103493777 gene encoding homeobox protein knotted-1-like 3 isoform X1 codes for the protein MAYHNHLSQDLPLHFSDHHHQNQPLSDSSSLRNILPDQLPAGHTSPDPKSQQPHHHHHHQHPLQTAPNWLNNALLRNQNPHSHFSTDTATTAAAANTNFLNLHTTASDSTVSHSSNQWLSRPILHRNHSDVIDDVAAAAAGDAMIGAATAALSHDSGDLKNDANSGDGLNKSEGMVMEPGAGGEGVLNWQHARYKAEILAHPLYEQLLSAHVACLRIATPVDQLPRIDAQLAQSQNVVAKYSALGHSAPPSMVGDDKELDQFMTHYVLLLCSFKEQLQQHVRVHAMEAVMACWDIEQSLQSLTGVSPGEGTGATMSDDDEDQVDSDANLFDGSLEGPDTMGFGPLIPTESERSLMERVRQELKHELKAGYKEKIVDIREEILRKRRAGKLPGDTTSVLKQWWQSHSKWPYPTEEDKARLVQETGLQLKQINNWFINQRKRNWHSNPSSSTNLKSKRKRYNINSLKFFLSICLFLFFTIFNLNELAPTLI
- the LOC103493777 gene encoding homeobox protein knotted-1-like 3 isoform X5 produces the protein MAYHNHLSQDLPLHFSDHHHQNQPLSDSSSLRNILPDQLPAGHTSPDPKSQQPHHHHHHQHPLQTAPNWLNNALLRNQNPHSHFSTDTATTAAAANTNFLNLHTTASDSTVSHSSNQWLSRPILHRNHSDVIDDVAAAAAGDAMIGAATAALSHDSGDLKNDANSGDGLNKSEGMVMEPGAGGEGVLNWQHARYKAEILAHPLYEQLLSAHVACLRIATPVDQLPRIDAQLAQSQNVVAKYSALGHSAPPSMVGDDKELDQFMTHYVLLLCSFKEQLQQHVRVHAMEAVMACWDIEQSLQSLTGVSPGEGTGATMSDDDEDQVDSDANLFDGSLEGPDTMGFGPLIPTESERSLMERVRQELKHELKAGYKEKIVDIREEILRKRRAGKLPGDTTSVLKQWWQSHSKWPYPTEEDKARLVQETGLQLKQINNWFINQRKRNWHSNPSSSTNLKSKRKR
- the LOC103493777 gene encoding homeobox protein knotted-1-like 3 isoform X2, whose amino-acid sequence is MAYHNHLSQDLPLHFSDHHHQNQPLSDSSSLRNILPDQLPAGHTSPDPKSQQPHHHHHHQHPLQTAPNWLNNALLRNQNPHSHFSTDTATTAAAANTNFLNLHTTASDSTVSHSSNQWLSRPILHRNHSDVIDDVAAAAAGDAMIGAATAALSHDSGDLKNDANSGDGLNKSEGMVMEPGAGGEGVLNWQHARYKAEILAHPLYEQLLSAHVACLRIATPVDQLPRIDAQLAQSQNVVAKYSALGHSAPPSMVGDDKELDQFMTHYVLLLCSFKEQLQQHVRVHAMEAVMACWDIEQSLQSLTGVSPGEGTGATMSDDDEDQVDSDANLFDGSLEGPDTMGFGPLIPTESERSLMERVRQELKHELKAGYKEKIVDIREEILRKRRAGKLPGDTTSVLKQWWQSHSKWPYPTEEDKARLVQETGLQLKQINNWFINQRKRNWHSNPSSSTNLKSKRKRSNAGENSSDRFK